A window of the Branchiibius hedensis genome harbors these coding sequences:
- a CDS encoding Rrf2 family transcriptional regulator, giving the protein MAVQISAKSDYAVRAALEMAARAPDLLTIDAIVQDQGMPRKFVEAILGDLRRAGIVRTQRGCAGGYTLAKPASEIAIGDILRAVDGPLAEVRGLRPHETTYGGVASHLPDLWVAVRSSLRQVLDEVTVQQLLTGALPAKVRRLNDVEDAWLPR; this is encoded by the coding sequence ATGGCCGTGCAGATTTCGGCGAAAAGCGACTACGCCGTGCGTGCTGCCCTGGAGATGGCCGCCCGTGCCCCCGACCTGCTGACGATCGACGCGATCGTGCAGGACCAGGGCATGCCGCGTAAGTTCGTCGAGGCCATTCTCGGCGACCTGCGCCGGGCCGGAATTGTCCGCACCCAGCGTGGTTGCGCGGGTGGCTACACCCTGGCCAAGCCGGCATCGGAGATTGCCATCGGCGACATTCTGCGCGCCGTGGACGGGCCCCTCGCGGAGGTGCGGGGCCTGCGGCCGCATGAGACGACGTACGGCGGGGTGGCCTCCCATCTGCCCGATCTGTGGGTGGCCGTGCGGTCCAGTCTGCGGCAGGTGCTGGATGAGGTGACGGTGCAGCAGCTGCTCACCGGTGCGCTGCCGGCCAAGGTGCGTCGGCTCAACGACGTCGAGGACGCCTGGCTCCCTCGCTGA
- a CDS encoding amino acid ABC transporter permease: protein MTLLDADASTATSQARSAATDDPLRTARLVSAPRPGRWLAAAAVVVLVAMFVNTLITNQRFQWGIVAQYFTAPSILRGLGLTLALSASVFVVGYLFGIGLAAMRLSSNPILRSVSFTFVWIVRSVPAIVQVLFWFQLASLYPRLSIGIPFGPEFASVQTANLFSGIIAAFIALTLDVAAFSAEVVRGGLLSVDRGQTEAAEALGLSRRRIFRRIVLPQAMPAIIPASGNLANGMVKATAIVSVIAVQDLLYSAQLIYNDNFQVVPLLIVATLWYIIITTALSVLQYFIERHYNRSHRRDVRSLREVFRSGLPLLPYRSKNARIDAGVGA from the coding sequence ATGACCCTGCTCGATGCCGACGCGTCGACGGCGACCTCGCAGGCGAGATCTGCGGCGACCGACGATCCGTTACGCACCGCGCGTCTCGTCTCGGCGCCCCGCCCCGGCCGGTGGCTGGCGGCCGCAGCCGTCGTCGTCCTCGTCGCGATGTTCGTCAACACGCTGATCACCAATCAACGCTTCCAATGGGGCATCGTCGCCCAGTACTTCACGGCACCTTCGATCCTGCGGGGTCTCGGTCTGACGCTGGCCCTGTCCGCGTCGGTGTTCGTCGTCGGGTACCTCTTCGGGATCGGGTTGGCCGCGATGCGTCTGTCCAGCAACCCGATCCTGCGCAGCGTCAGCTTCACCTTCGTGTGGATCGTTCGCTCGGTGCCGGCGATCGTGCAGGTGCTGTTCTGGTTCCAGCTCGCCTCGCTCTATCCGCGGCTGTCGATCGGGATCCCGTTCGGTCCGGAGTTCGCGTCGGTTCAGACCGCCAACCTCTTCTCCGGGATCATCGCCGCGTTCATTGCCCTGACTCTCGACGTTGCGGCCTTCTCCGCCGAGGTCGTGCGCGGCGGATTGCTGTCGGTGGACCGCGGACAGACCGAGGCGGCCGAGGCGCTGGGCCTGTCGCGCCGCCGGATCTTCCGACGGATCGTGCTCCCCCAGGCGATGCCGGCGATCATCCCGGCCAGCGGCAACCTCGCCAACGGAATGGTCAAGGCCACCGCCATCGTCAGCGTGATCGCGGTGCAGGACCTGCTCTACTCCGCGCAGTTGATCTACAACGACAACTTCCAGGTCGTGCCGCTGCTGATCGTGGCGACGCTCTGGTACATCATCATCACGACCGCCTTGTCGGTGCTGCAGTACTTCATCGAGCGGCACTACAACCGCAGCCATCGCCGCGACGTGCGTTCTCTGCGTGAGGTATTCCGCTCCGGCCTGCCGTTGCTGCCGTATCGCAGCAAGAATGCCCGTATCGATGCGGGGGTGGGCGCATGA
- a CDS encoding amino acid ABC transporter ATP-binding protein: protein MTAIATTDTIREVGDPLLRIRGLHKSFGLQTVLEDIDLDVHTGDVTVLIGRSGSGKSTLLRCVNHLEKPDGGYVEIDGQIIGYREHRGRLVERHQREITRQRADLGMVFQQFNLFGHLTVLENLIEAPVSVRGASRSDASRTASELLARVGLAGREDSFPAQLSGGQQQRVAIARALAMRPRLLLFDEPTSALDPELVGEVLAVIRDLAADGMTMIIVTHEIAFAREVADTVVFLDGGHIVEKGSPAEILDDPQDPRTRAFLSAVL, encoded by the coding sequence ATGACTGCCATCGCAACGACCGACACGATCCGCGAGGTCGGCGATCCGCTGCTGAGGATTCGCGGGCTGCACAAGTCGTTCGGCCTGCAGACTGTCCTGGAAGACATCGACCTGGACGTGCACACCGGCGACGTCACCGTGCTGATCGGCCGCTCCGGTTCGGGCAAGTCGACCCTGCTGCGCTGCGTCAACCACTTGGAGAAGCCGGACGGTGGCTACGTCGAGATCGACGGGCAGATCATCGGCTACCGCGAGCACCGCGGCCGGCTGGTCGAGCGTCACCAGCGCGAAATCACCCGCCAGCGCGCGGATCTCGGCATGGTCTTCCAGCAGTTCAACCTCTTCGGGCACCTGACCGTCTTGGAGAATCTGATCGAGGCGCCCGTGTCCGTGCGTGGCGCGTCCCGGTCCGATGCTTCCCGTACGGCGTCCGAGCTGCTCGCGCGGGTAGGCCTCGCTGGCCGTGAGGATTCCTTCCCGGCCCAGTTGTCCGGCGGCCAGCAGCAGCGAGTCGCCATCGCTCGCGCGCTCGCGATGCGCCCGCGGCTGCTGCTCTTCGACGAACCCACCAGCGCACTCGACCCGGAACTGGTCGGGGAGGTGCTCGCGGTGATCCGCGATCTCGCAGCAGACGGGATGACGATGATCATCGTGACCCACGAGATCGCCTTTGCTCGCGAGGTTGCCGACACCGTGGTCTTCCTCGACGGCGGTCACATCGTCGAAAAGGGCTCTCCGGCAGAGATTCTCGACGATCCACAAGACCCGCGCACCCGGGCATTCCTGTCCGCAGTCCTCTAA
- a CDS encoding transporter substrate-binding domain-containing protein, whose amino-acid sequence MSTRPLVPALAVLGIALAGCSSSGQAATSSDQPTADLVSAVKVDNAARTLLPQTVQKSDVITLGTTQAVGTAGLPHAGVDSSGQEIGLSIDLRNAVAKKLGITFKEEFGTFASIIPGVQNGKYQAGQANFGVTKARSQVVDFATYLNDGQAFLGRKDLKIDKVSQITDLCGLKLATSPGTTFQKQLESHAGDCAKAGKPNWTVQYFADTAPIYLGLQNGKVDVFFGPAVTLKYQATKIPNTKYLGTFSTTPVGFATAKGSPIAPALVSAVNSLIKDGTYGKILAKWKVPDNAITTSQLNPPAPF is encoded by the coding sequence ATGTCCACGCGCCCACTCGTCCCGGCCCTCGCCGTCCTGGGAATCGCTCTCGCCGGTTGCTCCTCCTCCGGCCAGGCTGCCACCTCCTCCGACCAACCCACCGCTGACCTGGTCAGCGCGGTCAAGGTCGACAACGCTGCTCGCACGTTGTTGCCGCAGACGGTCCAGAAGTCCGACGTCATCACGCTCGGCACCACCCAGGCAGTCGGTACCGCCGGACTGCCGCACGCGGGGGTCGACAGCAGCGGTCAGGAGATCGGGCTGTCGATCGATCTGCGCAACGCAGTCGCCAAGAAACTCGGCATCACCTTCAAAGAGGAGTTCGGCACGTTCGCCTCGATCATCCCCGGCGTGCAGAACGGCAAATATCAGGCGGGGCAGGCGAACTTCGGGGTCACCAAGGCGCGCAGCCAGGTTGTCGACTTCGCGACGTACCTCAATGACGGCCAGGCCTTCCTGGGCCGCAAGGACCTGAAGATCGACAAGGTCTCGCAGATCACGGATCTGTGCGGTCTGAAGCTCGCGACCTCGCCGGGCACGACCTTCCAGAAACAGTTGGAGAGCCACGCCGGTGATTGCGCCAAGGCGGGTAAGCCGAACTGGACCGTGCAGTACTTCGCCGACACGGCCCCGATCTACCTAGGGCTGCAGAACGGCAAGGTCGACGTGTTCTTCGGCCCGGCGGTCACGTTGAAATACCAGGCGACCAAGATCCCGAACACCAAGTACCTCGGGACGTTCTCGACCACCCCGGTCGGTTTCGCCACCGCCAAGGGCTCACCGATCGCTCCGGCCCTGGTCAGCGCGGTCAACTCGCTGATCAAGGACGGCACCTACGGCAAGATCCTGGCCAAGTGGAAGGTCCCGGACAACGCGATCACCACCTCGCAGCTGAACCCGCCGGCCCCCTTCTGA
- a CDS encoding DUF4184 family protein: protein MPFTPAHIAAVLPATAKPRRWVVPAAWVVGSVVPDLVWFLFSTDAYNAAHSLRGVVTLDLAVGVVIVVAWRLIVLTPTRDALPAALGEQVPDRGTVRPWEWPAAALGVVAGALTHVVWDSFTHPGRWGSSRIPLLRDDIGPMPASRWAQYASGVIGVLIVVVYLVRRYHRHTGRPVVDRRLTPALRWVFLVAVLGVPVLLAAITGVHAMPEGIRIAGVAAVRRFSVTLLAMVVLASCLWWLLPRRTGP, encoded by the coding sequence GTGCCGTTCACGCCCGCCCACATCGCCGCCGTCCTACCGGCGACCGCCAAACCGCGGCGTTGGGTGGTGCCTGCCGCTTGGGTCGTCGGATCGGTGGTGCCGGATCTGGTGTGGTTCCTGTTCAGCACGGACGCCTACAACGCGGCGCATTCGTTGCGGGGTGTGGTCACGCTGGATCTGGCGGTTGGCGTGGTCATCGTCGTCGCTTGGCGACTGATCGTGCTCACGCCCACACGCGACGCCCTGCCTGCGGCTCTCGGTGAGCAGGTGCCGGATCGCGGGACGGTGCGTCCGTGGGAGTGGCCGGCGGCCGCCCTGGGAGTGGTCGCCGGCGCGCTGACCCATGTGGTGTGGGATTCCTTCACCCACCCCGGGCGCTGGGGCAGTTCGCGTATCCCGCTGCTGCGCGACGACATCGGCCCGATGCCCGCCAGCCGCTGGGCCCAGTACGCCAGCGGTGTGATCGGCGTACTCATCGTGGTGGTCTATCTGGTGCGGCGCTACCACCGCCACACGGGGCGGCCGGTGGTGGACCGCCGGCTCACCCCGGCATTGCGATGGGTGTTCCTCGTCGCGGTGCTCGGCGTTCCGGTGCTGCTGGCCGCGATCACGGGTGTGCACGCGATGCCCGAGGGAATCCGTATCGCGGGGGTTGCTGCGGTGCGCCGGTTCAGTGTGACGTTGCTGGCGATGGTGGTGCTGGCCAGTTGTCTCTGGTGGTTGCTGCCGCGCCGGACCGGTCCCTGA